One genomic segment of Chitinibacter sp. FCG-7 includes these proteins:
- the glyA gene encoding serine hydroxymethyltransferase produces MFSKSQTIASYDPDLAAAIAAEVVRQHEHIELIASENYTSPAVMEAQGSQLTNKYAEGYPGKRFYGGCEHVDVIEQLAIDRVKALFGAEYANVQPHSGSQANQAVYFSILKPGDTVMGMNLGHGGHLTHGSPANLSGKLFNIVAYGLNENEEIDYDDMERVAMETKPKLLIGGASAYALRFDWARMREIADKVGAYFMVDMAHYAGLIAAGVYPNPVPHAHFVTSTTHKTLRGPRGGIILAKAEFEKSLNSNVFPTLQGGPLMHVIAGKAVAFKEAATEEFKEYQKQVLLNAQAMAKTLAERGLRIISGRTESHVFLVDLRPKGLTGKAADAFLGKAHITVNKNAIPNDPESPFVTSGIRIGAPAITTRGFKEAEAIQVANLIADVLDNPEDEANIAAVAAKVKALTAQFPVYGA; encoded by the coding sequence ATGTTCTCGAAGTCCCAAACTATCGCCTCTTACGATCCAGATCTCGCTGCAGCAATCGCTGCTGAAGTTGTTCGTCAGCACGAACACATCGAGTTGATCGCGTCTGAAAACTACACCAGCCCAGCCGTGATGGAAGCCCAAGGCTCTCAACTCACGAACAAATACGCTGAAGGCTACCCAGGCAAACGCTTTTACGGCGGTTGCGAACACGTTGACGTGATCGAACAACTGGCGATTGATCGCGTAAAAGCATTGTTTGGCGCTGAATATGCCAATGTGCAGCCACATTCAGGCTCGCAAGCCAATCAAGCCGTTTACTTCTCGATCCTGAAGCCGGGCGACACTGTGATGGGCATGAATCTGGGTCATGGTGGTCACCTGACTCACGGCTCTCCTGCCAACCTGTCGGGCAAATTGTTCAACATCGTTGCTTACGGTCTGAACGAAAACGAAGAAATCGATTACGACGATATGGAACGCGTCGCGATGGAAACCAAGCCAAAACTGCTGATCGGCGGCGCTTCAGCCTACGCCCTGCGTTTTGACTGGGCGCGCATGCGTGAAATCGCCGATAAAGTGGGCGCTTACTTTATGGTCGACATGGCGCATTACGCTGGTCTGATCGCTGCTGGCGTATATCCAAATCCAGTGCCACACGCGCATTTCGTAACGTCAACCACGCACAAAACATTGCGTGGCCCACGCGGCGGTATCATCTTGGCTAAAGCCGAGTTTGAAAAATCATTGAATTCAAACGTATTCCCGACACTGCAAGGCGGCCCGCTGATGCACGTGATTGCAGGTAAAGCGGTGGCTTTCAAAGAAGCGGCGACGGAAGAATTCAAAGAATACCAAAAACAAGTTTTGCTGAACGCGCAAGCGATGGCAAAAACTTTGGCAGAGCGCGGTCTGCGTATCATCTCTGGTCGCACCGAGTCGCACGTATTCCTGGTTGATCTGCGTCCTAAAGGCTTGACCGGTAAAGCAGCTGATGCTTTCTTGGGTAAAGCCCACATTACTGTGAACAAAAACGCGATCCCGAACGATCCGGAAAGCCCGTTTGTGACTTCAGGTATCCGTATCGGCGCACCAGCGATTACGACCCGTGGTTTTAAAGAAGCTGAAGCGATCCAGGTTGCGAACCTGATTGCCGACGTTCTGGACAATCCGGAAGACGAAGCGAATATCGCCGCAGTGGCAGCCAAAGTGAAAGCGTTGACTGCACAATTCCCAGTTTACGGCGCGTAA